The following DNA comes from Candidatus Dependentiae bacterium.
GAGATTGCCAGCCACGATACACGCCTGTACGAAACCCTATTGGATGAACCTTTTGTCCCACGTTATTCCTCTCTTGTGTCTACAGGCTCTAGCACAATACTCATATGGCTTGAGCGTCTTCTATAAATATTAGTACGTCCCATTGCACCAGGCTTGTAATAGCGGTACATAGGGCCCTCATCAACTCTCACATCTTTTATGATAATCTGCTCAGGATTAACATTTTTTAAGTACTTTGCATTTGCTGCGGCTGATGCTACCAATTTTTTAATAGGTAACGACAGCTTGACGGGATAGGCACTCAACCAACCCAATGCATACGTAACTTTTTTTCCTCGAATCGCGTTTACCAATCTTCGCATTTTGTAGGGAGAAAGACGAACATGGCGAAATTTAGCAACAAATTGCATTGCTCAAAACCTCAAGTATATTTTAACATTATCCATACTAAACATACGTATTTTACCGTAAATATAAGACAATAGCAACCTGGACTGCTATGCCACAACATTATCCTTTAGAAGCAGAAGCGGCTCCGGCTTTGCGCTGACCACTGTGCAATCTAAACGTTCTGGTATGCGAAAACTCACCAAGACGATGACCAACCATATTTTCTGTAATAAATACGGAAATAAATTTATTTCCGTTATGAACAGCAATAGTCAACCCAACAAAATCAGGTATAATCATACTTCTGCGCGACCACGTTTTAATTACTTCACGCTTGCCACTTATTTTTATTTTCTGAACCTTTTTTAGCAATGATGCTTGAACGTATGGGCCTTTTTTTGTCGATCTAGCCATAACTATATATACCTTTACTATTTCTTACGTTTTACGACGCGTCTTCTGATAATATACACACTGCTTGGTTTCTTTTTCTTCCTGGTTCGCGTACCCTTACAGCCCTTTCCTGTCGGAGACTGAGGATGAGAACCAGACTTTGATCTTCCCTCACCACCACCATGTGGATGATCAACAGGGTTCATTGCCATACCACGAACTGATGAACGAAATCCACGATTTCTTGTACGACCAGCCTTACCCCATGAGATATTACGATAATCACTGTTACCAAGTACACCTATAGTTGCCCAACAACCCAATGGAACTAAACGAACTTCACCAGAAGGCATTTTTAATGTTGCATGTTCATCGCCTCGTGCAATGAACTGAGCGCTAGTTCCTGCACTTCGCGCAATTTTACCACCAAATCCAGGTGCCATTTCTATATTGTGCACCATAAATCCTACTGGTACAGAGCTTAATGGCATACAGTTACCAATTTTTGCATCAGCTTTTTCGCTAGCCATAACGGTATCACCAACACCAAGTCCCTCTGGTAATAAAATGTATTTCTTTGCACCATTTTTGTATACAACGAGGCCAATACGAACATTACGATTTGGATCATACTCAATTGATACTATACGTCCCTCAATATCTCGCTCACTTCGACGAAAATCTATTACACGATACCTTCTAGCAGCCCCTCCACCACGATGACGTACAGTGATTCTGCCATATGCATTTCTGCCCGCTTTTTTTCTTAATCCAACAGTAAGCCCTTTTTCTGGCTTTTTCTTAGTAATATCACTCGAGTCCAAATATGTTTGGAATCGCAACGAAGCATTACGCGGTTTTCTTCTAACTATCGCCATGATCCACCTATTTACGTCTTTTGCGCTTGTACACTAGCTTGATTAAACAAGTCCAATGTATAACCTTCTTTTAATGTTACAAATGCCTTTTTGACTGTTTTACCCGTAATTATTTTTCTAC
Coding sequences within:
- the rplV gene encoding 50S ribosomal protein L22; this translates as MQFVAKFRHVRLSPYKMRRLVNAIRGKKVTYALGWLSAYPVKLSLPIKKLVASAAANAKYLKNVNPEQIIIKDVRVDEGPMYRYYKPGAMGRTNIYRRRSSHMSIVLEPVDTREE
- the rpsS gene encoding 30S ribosomal protein S19, coding for MARSTKKGPYVQASLLKKVQKIKISGKREVIKTWSRRSMIIPDFVGLTIAVHNGNKFISVFITENMVGHRLGEFSHTRTFRLHSGQRKAGAASASKG
- the rplB gene encoding 50S ribosomal protein L2, which codes for MAIVRRKPRNASLRFQTYLDSSDITKKKPEKGLTVGLRKKAGRNAYGRITVRHRGGGAARRYRVIDFRRSERDIEGRIVSIEYDPNRNVRIGLVVYKNGAKKYILLPEGLGVGDTVMASEKADAKIGNCMPLSSVPVGFMVHNIEMAPGFGGKIARSAGTSAQFIARGDEHATLKMPSGEVRLVPLGCWATIGVLGNSDYRNISWGKAGRTRNRGFRSSVRGMAMNPVDHPHGGGEGRSKSGSHPQSPTGKGCKGTRTRKKKKPSSVYIIRRRVVKRKK